The following coding sequences lie in one Paenibacillus durus ATCC 35681 genomic window:
- a CDS encoding class I adenylate-forming enzyme family protein, translating to MMFIHELLSKAAIEQPDKEAFRCKGQGLTYMEAEAAVDAVMGLLVSKGIGKGDRVGIFSSKCLDEIIALFAIMRIGAVFVHINPYFKEEQLRHIAADCGIKLLFLHEGKTGTFLNAELAGTVPNVISLPLAEYSTGGNPGKIEPVPALEDDPAAILYTSGSTGRPKGIVVTHRILYESTVVSAGLLGNHASDRIISVTPFSFDGALSQLFTSVFAGATLILQDSVFPKDIVDTLLTERITGFHAVPSFWRMLLQRHSPFAGHHYPNLRYISIIGEAFPPNEIKKLRSVLPETRFYMMYGTTEAFRSTCLLPEDFDRKFPSAGKPLPGVEIEIVNPEGEPCRPGEIGEITHQGAFVSPGYWNLPKLTAETFRNGRLYTGDLGRLDEEGFLYIEGRKDMMLKLMGIRVSPEEIEDGLCRMPGIREAAAVGITDVNGNVRIKAVIVREEGASLEAQDVILHCKRNLPHYMIPYEVEFCGSLPKTATLKINRSLLREPAGGMSL from the coding sequence ATGATGTTCATTCATGAATTGCTGTCCAAAGCGGCAATTGAGCAGCCGGACAAGGAGGCCTTTCGCTGCAAGGGCCAGGGGCTTACCTACATGGAAGCGGAAGCGGCGGTTGACGCTGTCATGGGCTTGCTTGTATCCAAGGGGATTGGAAAGGGTGATCGTGTCGGCATTTTTTCTTCTAAATGCTTGGATGAAATCATCGCTTTATTCGCCATTATGAGAATTGGCGCCGTCTTTGTCCATATCAATCCCTACTTTAAAGAAGAGCAGCTGCGTCATATTGCGGCCGATTGCGGAATCAAGCTGCTGTTTTTGCATGAAGGCAAAACTGGAACGTTCCTTAATGCGGAGCTTGCCGGAACCGTTCCGAATGTGATTTCGCTGCCGCTGGCGGAGTATAGTACCGGCGGTAATCCGGGGAAGATTGAGCCTGTCCCGGCCCTGGAAGATGATCCCGCTGCCATTTTGTATACCTCAGGTTCCACCGGGAGACCGAAAGGCATCGTCGTTACCCATCGTATTTTGTATGAATCGACAGTCGTGTCGGCAGGTCTGCTGGGGAACCATGCCAGCGACCGGATTATCAGCGTTACCCCATTTTCGTTTGACGGAGCTTTAAGCCAGTTGTTCACTTCCGTATTTGCCGGAGCAACACTGATCTTGCAAGATTCTGTCTTCCCCAAAGATATTGTCGATACCTTGTTGACAGAACGAATCACCGGATTCCATGCCGTTCCTTCTTTTTGGAGGATGCTGCTGCAAAGACATTCTCCTTTTGCCGGGCACCATTATCCGAATCTCAGATATATATCTATTATCGGGGAAGCTTTTCCCCCAAACGAAATAAAGAAGCTTAGGTCTGTGCTACCCGAGACCCGGTTCTACATGATGTACGGTACAACCGAGGCGTTCCGCTCCACCTGTCTCTTGCCGGAAGACTTTGACCGGAAATTCCCCTCGGCGGGCAAGCCGCTGCCGGGAGTGGAAATCGAAATCGTCAATCCGGAAGGCGAGCCCTGCCGGCCCGGAGAGATCGGGGAAATTACCCATCAGGGGGCCTTCGTTTCACCCGGTTACTGGAATCTTCCCAAGCTGACGGCGGAGACATTCAGGAACGGAAGGCTGTATACGGGCGATTTGGGGCGGCTGGATGAAGAGGGCTTTCTTTACATTGAGGGCCGTAAGGACATGATGCTCAAATTGATGGGAATCCGCGTCAGTCCTGAAGAAATCGAGGATGGCCTTTGCCGGATGCCCGGGATACGGGAAGCCGCCGCGGTTGGCATAACGGACGTCAACGGCAACGTCCGCATCAAAGCGGTCATTGTCCGGGAGGAGGGCGCGTCTCTTGAGGCGCAGGATGTCATCTTGCACTGCAAACGGAATTTGCCGCATTACATGATTCCATATGAGGTTGAATTTTGCGGCAGTTTGCCCAAGACGGCCACATTAAAAATCAATCGGTCCCTGTTGAGGGAGCCGGCAGGAGGAATGTCGTTGTGA
- a CDS encoding electron transfer flavoprotein subunit alpha, with amino-acid sequence MIIHETDCSGCGICRSMCPVEAISVNGTVAVIDDERCMECGFCASLCPNKAIRQDSAEWPEEDKETAANNPAAADEVSERQPTVICVYIEHTGGVIDESSYEAIGAARSLTGESDSFKIAAIIAGNGSRQLAGEVMRCGAHEVWLLDLDWLPSYAEDVLTRITADVLARRQPDIFLGGATEHGRSLFPRIAAKLDTGLCADCTDLSLEPETRRLIITRPALGGGVLARIVIPHHSPQMATLKERAFQRADHSGHPPGMILDFSDEYPVMQSVYTLGKRILRDGKGFELGQADSIVAVGRGIGAAANLPLIHKLAGTIGAEIGATRPLVDEGWLEAARQIGQTGVIVKPSLYIACGISGALQHTVGMDKSEMIIAINSDAGAPIFQYADYGIVGDLFRVIPEFIHCIESGTFRTVANGQ; translated from the coding sequence TTGATCATTCACGAGACCGACTGCAGCGGGTGCGGAATATGCAGGAGCATGTGCCCGGTCGAGGCCATATCCGTTAACGGAACCGTAGCAGTCATCGACGATGAGCGATGCATGGAGTGCGGATTTTGCGCATCATTATGTCCAAACAAGGCGATACGCCAGGATTCGGCCGAGTGGCCGGAAGAGGACAAGGAGACAGCGGCGAATAACCCCGCAGCGGCAGATGAGGTCAGCGAACGTCAGCCCACTGTGATATGTGTTTATATCGAACACACCGGCGGAGTTATCGACGAATCGTCCTATGAGGCAATCGGGGCCGCCAGGTCGCTCACCGGAGAGTCGGATTCCTTCAAAATAGCGGCGATCATAGCCGGAAACGGCAGCCGTCAGCTTGCCGGGGAAGTGATGCGCTGCGGTGCCCACGAGGTATGGCTGCTTGACTTGGACTGGCTTCCTTCCTATGCGGAAGATGTTCTTACCCGCATAACCGCCGATGTGCTGGCGAGAAGACAGCCGGATATATTCCTCGGCGGAGCAACGGAACACGGCCGTTCCCTGTTTCCGCGAATCGCAGCAAAGCTGGACACCGGATTGTGCGCGGATTGCACCGATCTAAGCTTGGAGCCGGAGACCCGCCGGTTGATTATTACCCGTCCTGCGCTTGGCGGCGGCGTTCTGGCCCGGATCGTCATTCCGCATCATTCTCCCCAGATGGCGACGCTGAAAGAACGCGCCTTCCAGAGAGCGGATCATTCCGGGCATCCCCCAGGAATGATTCTCGATTTCAGTGATGAATATCCTGTGATGCAGTCTGTATATACGCTGGGGAAGAGGATATTGCGGGATGGAAAGGGTTTCGAGCTCGGACAGGCTGATTCAATCGTCGCAGTCGGCCGGGGGATCGGTGCGGCTGCGAATCTGCCGCTGATTCACAAGCTGGCAGGGACGATTGGGGCCGAGATTGGCGCTACCCGTCCGCTGGTAGATGAAGGATGGCTGGAAGCTGCAAGACAAATCGGTCAAACGGGCGTTATCGTAAAGCCGAGTCTTTATATCGCATGCGGCATTTCGGGCGCGCTCCAGCATACGGTCGGCATGGATAAGTCGGAGATGATTATTGCGATAAATTCCGATGCCGGCGCGCCAATATTTCAATATGCCGACTATGGTATTGTCGGAGATTTGTTCCGGGTCATACCGGAATTTATCCATTGCATAGAGTCGGGAACGTTCAGAACTGTTGCTAACGGGCAGTGA
- a CDS encoding acyl carrier protein encodes MNERELIAGFIQDLINEPVSDHASNLFEQGILTSLDVLDLLAFLENTFGLEISEEDVDMESFGTIDGLVGLVERKRNLGVRQ; translated from the coding sequence ATGAACGAAAGAGAACTTATTGCGGGTTTTATACAGGATTTGATCAATGAACCGGTGTCCGATCATGCAAGCAACTTATTTGAGCAAGGAATCTTAACCTCACTGGATGTACTTGACTTGCTGGCGTTCCTGGAGAATACCTTTGGGCTTGAGATATCCGAAGAAGACGTGGATATGGAGAGCTTCGGTACGATCGACGGCTTGGTGGGACTCGTGGAAAGGAAGCGGAACCTTGGAGTGCGCCAATGA